A stretch of Desulfobacter hydrogenophilus DNA encodes these proteins:
- a CDS encoding multidrug effflux MFS transporter, which yields MINQNRFLLLLALLSAFPPLSTDMYLPAIPLLQKAWHQPLAVVNLTLVGFFVSYCVSLLFYGPLSDRYGRRPLLLAGIGLFIVASLLCGLSTGIVGLIVFRVLQAAGAASAATLALAITKDIFKGHERARILAYMGVIMALAPMLAPVFGGWVLTWFSWRWVFVIQAVIAAIGWIGVLRMPETLKTPSANSVRETAGIYFELLANRRYLGFALMMSIIVVPHFAFIGGSADIYITRFGLSEQVFGYFFALNAMAIMAGSFACMRLLGLLGSQKLLTMGFAGILAGGAAMLTRWLPGPWGLALPMVVISFSFGLSRPPSNNLVLEQVDRHAGAASSLLIFIYFLLGAIAMWFIALDWADKIRIIGLLATISGGAMLVLWLLFAKRAKSLGNRGS from the coding sequence GTGATAAACCAAAATCGGTTCCTGCTGCTGCTGGCCCTGCTGTCGGCCTTTCCGCCCCTTTCCACCGACATGTACCTGCCGGCCATCCCTTTGCTCCAGAAAGCGTGGCACCAGCCCCTGGCCGTGGTCAATTTGACCCTGGTTGGTTTTTTTGTCAGCTATTGTGTGTCGCTTCTGTTTTACGGACCCTTGTCCGACCGGTACGGCCGACGGCCGCTGCTGCTGGCCGGTATCGGCCTGTTTATCGTCGCCAGTCTGCTCTGCGGGCTTTCCACCGGCATCGTTGGCTTGATCGTGTTCCGGGTGCTACAGGCCGCCGGGGCTGCCTCGGCCGCCACCCTGGCCTTGGCCATTACCAAGGATATCTTTAAGGGCCATGAACGGGCGAGGATCCTGGCCTATATGGGAGTAATAATGGCCCTGGCGCCAATGCTGGCACCCGTGTTCGGCGGATGGGTGTTGACCTGGTTTTCCTGGCGATGGGTCTTCGTGATCCAGGCGGTGATAGCGGCCATTGGCTGGATCGGGGTATTGCGCATGCCCGAAACCCTGAAAACCCCGTCAGCAAACAGCGTCCGGGAGACGGCCGGGATCTATTTTGAACTGCTCGCCAACCGGCGGTACCTCGGTTTTGCCCTGATGATGTCTATCATTGTTGTGCCTCATTTTGCCTTTATCGGTGGCTCGGCCGATATCTACATCACCCGGTTCGGGTTGTCCGAGCAGGTCTTTGGTTATTTTTTCGCCCTGAACGCCATGGCCATCATGGCCGGCTCCTTCGCCTGCATGCGGTTGCTGGGCCTGCTGGGATCGCAAAAACTGCTCACCATGGGGTTTGCCGGAATCCTGGCCGGCGGTGCGGCAATGCTCACCCGGTGGCTGCCCGGCCCCTGGGGTCTTGCCCTGCCCATGGTGGTGATCTCCTTTTCCTTCGGTCTGAGTCGCCCGCCCAGCAACAACTTGGTACTGGAACAGGTGGACCGGCACGCTGGTGCTGCCTCTTCACTGCTGATTTTCATCTACTTCCTGCTGGGTGCGATTGCCATGTGGTTCATTGCCCTGGACTGGGCGGACAAAATCCGTATCATCGGCCTGCTCGCCACCATCAGTGGCGGCGCCATGCTGGTTCTCTGGCTCCTGTTTGCCAAAAGGGCCAAAAGTCTCGGGAATAGAGGCAGTTGA
- a CDS encoding acyl-CoA dehydrogenase family protein — protein MLNFNPTKAQIELQKKARSFAIDHVLPEAWHYDIKDETPVHILKGAFTQGLSHSDIPVAYGGKGFGIIEGCVISEEISAACPGIATSIFDNSLGMKPLILSSNEALKKEYLPRFAKEFKLISFATSEPTLGSDVSAIRCMAKPDGNDYILNGTKYWVTNGGIADYYSIFATINPDTKHEGICAFFIDRKWPGVEVGQPIPKMGQRCSNTVGVHFNNVRVPKKYVLAPPGEGFLLAMNTFNSTRPVIGAFAIGAARSAFEYAMDYAKKRQAFGQKIGNNQAIQFKLADMYQKIETSRLLVLKAAWESDKGMDPTLNASISKFYATEACIEVVDEALQILGGYGYTKMFPLEKLYRDVRLLRIYEGTSEIQRMVVAGYIMGGYKPVMPSLEDIPVYHEENLCEGPSAGGEKGKIWRCRICGHTHYENDPPEVCPYCFFPGKAFKKIGESA, from the coding sequence ATGCTAAACTTTAATCCAACCAAAGCACAGATTGAACTGCAGAAAAAAGCAAGATCGTTTGCCATTGATCATGTACTGCCTGAGGCCTGGCATTATGATATTAAAGATGAAACTCCGGTACATATTCTCAAAGGGGCCTTTACACAGGGGCTGTCCCACAGTGATATTCCGGTGGCTTATGGTGGTAAGGGTTTCGGCATCATTGAGGGTTGTGTTATATCAGAGGAAATCTCCGCGGCCTGCCCTGGAATCGCCACCTCCATTTTTGACAATTCTCTGGGAATGAAACCCCTCATTCTGTCTTCAAATGAAGCATTAAAGAAAGAATATCTACCCCGGTTTGCAAAGGAATTTAAACTGATCAGTTTTGCAACATCTGAGCCCACCCTTGGATCAGATGTCTCAGCGATCCGGTGCATGGCTAAACCCGATGGGAACGACTATATTCTCAACGGCACTAAATACTGGGTAACCAATGGGGGAATTGCAGATTATTACAGTATTTTTGCAACCATTAATCCAGATACAAAACATGAAGGGATCTGTGCCTTTTTTATTGATCGAAAATGGCCGGGTGTTGAAGTGGGGCAACCTATTCCAAAAATGGGGCAACGATGTTCCAATACGGTGGGGGTTCATTTTAACAACGTCAGAGTCCCCAAAAAATATGTACTGGCGCCTCCCGGGGAAGGCTTCCTGCTTGCCATGAACACCTTTAACAGTACGCGGCCGGTGATTGGGGCATTTGCCATCGGGGCTGCACGGTCAGCCTTTGAATATGCCATGGATTACGCGAAAAAACGCCAGGCCTTTGGCCAGAAAATCGGCAACAACCAAGCCATCCAGTTTAAACTGGCTGACATGTATCAAAAAATTGAAACTTCACGACTCCTTGTTTTGAAAGCGGCCTGGGAATCTGACAAGGGTATGGACCCGACCCTCAATGCATCCATATCAAAATTTTATGCGACAGAAGCTTGTATCGAGGTGGTTGACGAGGCCCTTCAAATCCTTGGCGGATACGGATACACCAAGATGTTTCCTCTGGAAAAATTATACCGGGATGTTCGGCTTCTGAGGATTTATGAAGGCACTAGTGAGATCCAGAGAATGGTGGTTGCCGGTTATATCATGGGCGGGTATAAACCCGTGATGCCATCTCTTGAGGATATTCCCGTATATCATGAGGAAAATCTTTGTGAGGGCCCTTCTGCTGGCGGGGAAAAAGGAAAGATATGGCGGTGCCGGATCTGCGGCCATACCCACTATGAAAATGATCCTCCGGAAGTGTGCCCCTATTGTTTTTTTCCAGGCAAGGCATTCAAAAAAATAGGGGAATCAGCATAA
- a CDS encoding D-alanine--D-alanine ligase family protein, protein MSRILLITGPGGDAQGWGNMAVTQEIATAIKGSGKSAEIAFVSNMAGLIQALDTRKFDLAWSALYHVTENEANIGMGDHGDDWVADILDKRRIAYIGPDASTMKALIHKTATHNILGKAGVPVPYHYQIEQGQALPDMAFPAFVKPSFESRSVGISDNSVVSTPEELKAQVGFIHENYDQPALVEEYLPGREYTVLMLGNGAYQKFLPGMVTVDPKLLGKYPILGADLRGVGATEIQPAGELSEKAIDVTARAMKALNCLDHVRADMRLDSQGNVKIIEVNGIPGLKPVKSWSPQLYTLHHASEKGKMEDYRALIDQIVSSALARYGIA, encoded by the coding sequence ATGAGTCGTATTTTACTGATTACCGGTCCTGGCGGTGATGCCCAGGGATGGGGCAACATGGCCGTAACCCAGGAGATTGCAACGGCCATCAAGGGGTCAGGCAAATCTGCAGAAATCGCATTCGTATCAAACATGGCTGGATTAATCCAGGCACTGGATACCCGCAAATTCGATCTTGCCTGGAGTGCGCTGTACCATGTGACGGAAAACGAAGCCAACATCGGCATGGGGGACCACGGTGACGACTGGGTGGCCGACATACTGGACAAGCGCCGGATTGCCTATATCGGCCCGGATGCGTCCACCATGAAGGCGTTGATTCATAAAACCGCCACCCACAACATCCTGGGCAAGGCAGGTGTCCCCGTGCCCTACCATTACCAGATTGAACAGGGCCAAGCCCTGCCGGATATGGCATTCCCGGCCTTTGTCAAACCCAGTTTCGAGAGCCGGTCCGTGGGAATTAGCGACAACAGTGTGGTAAGCACCCCCGAAGAACTTAAAGCCCAGGTGGGTTTTATCCATGAAAATTATGATCAGCCCGCCCTGGTGGAAGAATACCTGCCGGGCCGGGAATATACGGTGCTGATGCTGGGTAACGGCGCGTACCAAAAATTTTTACCCGGCATGGTCACAGTAGATCCCAAACTTCTTGGCAAATACCCCATCCTAGGCGCGGATCTGCGCGGTGTGGGTGCCACCGAAATCCAGCCGGCCGGGGAATTGTCCGAAAAAGCCATAGATGTCACGGCCAGAGCCATGAAAGCCTTGAACTGCCTGGACCATGTCCGGGCCGATATGCGCCTGGACAGCCAGGGAAATGTAAAAATCATTGAGGTAAACGGTATCCCGGGCCTTAAACCTGTTAAGAGCTGGAGCCCCCAGCTTTACACCTTGCACCATGCATCAGAAAAAGGCAAAATGGAAGATTACCGCGCCCTGATCGACCAGATTGTCAGCTCAGCCCTGGCCCGGTACGGCATTGCTTGA
- a CDS encoding CapA family protein, whose amino-acid sequence MPDTNPFNFQTGSWSRDADSTDAATLIIAGDWAPIRAFAPLIESDPQSIYGDVLLLLQDADLTVVNLEAPLSDIGSEVCKSGAVFKGKTCHVKGLTAVPFSAVTLGNNHMFDFGIGAFRQTVGILDRHGIACTGAGMTKAEAEAPLIMEAKGVRIAIINISEGEDLTAAGPGPGVAGWDIEGVCVRIKDLKKDTTQTLHAVIAVVHCGLEYIPFAPEYVTNAFRQLAHAGADAVIGHHPHVPQGLFFHGKTPVCCSLGNFVFYQPTTFFWRKLGYMVRLHINKKGLAGLDIEPYRIHDRGVQMLAEPDRDYFFKRLRQISEPLSTPEGSRQAWQGFLDYYGVAGLKKEVNMILNKLDDTPGKGAAMFRNRLTTAQHFHHWKDLFSRVVQDKMGQSPAWAQDLAREWLTRQVENE is encoded by the coding sequence ATGCCCGATACAAACCCCTTTAATTTTCAGACCGGATCCTGGTCCAGGGATGCCGACTCAACAGATGCCGCCACCCTGATCATTGCCGGGGACTGGGCGCCCATCCGGGCCTTTGCACCGCTGATTGAATCCGATCCCCAATCCATATACGGCGATGTTCTGCTTCTACTGCAAGACGCCGACCTAACCGTTGTGAACCTGGAAGCCCCGTTAAGTGATATCGGCAGTGAAGTGTGTAAAAGCGGGGCCGTGTTCAAAGGCAAGACCTGCCATGTAAAAGGGCTGACCGCAGTGCCTTTTTCCGCCGTCACCCTGGGGAACAACCACATGTTTGATTTTGGCATTGGGGCCTTTCGGCAGACCGTCGGGATTCTGGACCGTCACGGCATCGCGTGTACAGGTGCCGGCATGACCAAAGCGGAGGCTGAAGCGCCCCTGATTATGGAAGCCAAAGGGGTTCGGATTGCCATTATCAACATCAGCGAAGGTGAAGATCTGACAGCCGCCGGACCCGGACCGGGCGTGGCCGGATGGGACATAGAAGGGGTCTGTGTCCGCATCAAAGATCTAAAAAAAGATACGACTCAGACACTTCATGCCGTGATCGCCGTGGTCCATTGTGGCCTGGAATACATTCCCTTTGCACCGGAATACGTAACAAACGCTTTCAGGCAATTGGCCCATGCCGGTGCCGATGCTGTTATCGGTCATCACCCCCATGTGCCCCAGGGGCTTTTCTTCCATGGGAAAACGCCGGTCTGCTGTAGCCTGGGAAATTTTGTTTTTTACCAGCCCACAACGTTTTTCTGGCGAAAACTGGGCTATATGGTGCGCCTGCATATCAACAAAAAAGGGCTTGCCGGGTTGGACATTGAACCCTACCGGATTCATGACCGGGGCGTGCAGATGCTTGCAGAGCCGGACCGGGATTATTTTTTCAAACGGCTCAGACAGATCAGCGAACCGTTGTCCACCCCCGAAGGCAGTAGACAGGCCTGGCAGGGGTTTTTGGATTATTACGGGGTGGCCGGACTCAAAAAGGAAGTCAACATGATTTTAAACAAGCTGGATGACACCCCGGGCAAGGGGGCGGCCATGTTCAGAAACCGGTTAACCACGGCCCAGCATTTTCACCACTGGAAAGACCTGTTCTCCCGTGTGGTGCAGGATAAGATGGGGCAAAGTCCGGCCTGGGCCCAAGACCTGGCCCGGGAATGGCTGACAAGGCAGGTTGAAAATGAGTGA
- the alr gene encoding alanine racemase → MNSPKAQPVLEPQSRVQVDLSVFGQNVRTLKRLIPSDTRFCAVVKANAYGHGGIQCAKTALENGSHFLAVARISEAVAMRDAGITAPILLLGEALPEQVSFLATHDIRASVADIQTAKALSAAAQALNTRLNIHLKLDTGMGRLGFLHPGVVTPKYGEAAGIRQAGDIADLKGLRVEGAYTHFAKADVIDKTHAKGQLTRFNDMVAMLADMGIRPEIRHAANSAAVLELPEAHFDMVRPGVAMYGMAPSHEVDITRHKLAPVMSITAKVIYVKAVPENFSVSYGCTHVTTTPTVIATVPIGYADGYSRLLSNQGQMLVKGKKAPIAGRVTMDFTMIDVGHIPGVKPGDDVIILGPQGNERISADDIAGLTGTINYEVTTGLTGRMPLSYL, encoded by the coding sequence ATGAATTCCCCCAAGGCACAACCAGTCCTTGAGCCCCAAAGCCGGGTACAGGTGGATCTGTCCGTCTTTGGACAGAATGTACGAACCCTGAAACGCCTGATTCCAAGCGATACCCGGTTCTGCGCCGTGGTCAAGGCCAATGCTTATGGGCATGGCGGGATACAATGCGCAAAAACCGCCCTGGAAAACGGAAGCCATTTTCTTGCTGTGGCCCGGATCTCCGAAGCCGTTGCCATGAGAGATGCCGGTATCACAGCCCCCATTCTTCTTTTGGGAGAAGCCCTGCCCGAACAGGTCTCCTTTCTTGCGACCCACGACATCCGGGCAAGCGTGGCGGATATCCAGACAGCTAAAGCCCTGTCTGCTGCTGCCCAAGCCTTAAATACCAGGCTGAACATTCATCTCAAGCTGGATACGGGCATGGGACGTTTGGGGTTTCTTCATCCTGGCGTGGTCACCCCCAAATATGGGGAAGCGGCAGGCATACGTCAGGCCGGGGACATTGCAGACCTGAAAGGTCTCAGGGTGGAAGGCGCCTACACCCATTTTGCCAAGGCAGACGTCATTGACAAAACCCATGCCAAGGGCCAGCTGACCCGGTTCAATGATATGGTTGCCATGCTTGCGGATATGGGAATCCGCCCGGAAATCCGCCATGCCGCCAATTCTGCGGCGGTTCTTGAGTTGCCCGAAGCCCATTTTGACATGGTGCGCCCGGGCGTTGCCATGTACGGGATGGCCCCCTCCCATGAGGTGGACATCACACGGCATAAGCTTGCGCCGGTTATGTCCATCACGGCAAAAGTCATTTATGTCAAGGCCGTGCCTGAAAATTTCAGCGTATCTTACGGTTGCACCCATGTCACCACGACTCCCACGGTGATTGCCACGGTGCCCATCGGGTATGCAGACGGGTACAGCCGGCTTTTATCCAACCAGGGACAAATGCTGGTCAAAGGCAAAAAAGCCCCCATAGCGGGCCGGGTCACCATGGACTTTACCATGATAGATGTGGGGCATATTCCAGGGGTCAAGCCCGGAGACGATGTCATCATCCTCGGTCCCCAGGGAAATGAACGGATTTCGGCAGACGACATCGCCGGTCTCACCGGGACCATCAATTACGAGGTCACCACAGGCCTGACCGGGCGAATGCCTCTGTCATACCTGTAA
- a CDS encoding bifunctional acetyl-CoA hydrolase/transferase family protein/GNAT family N-acetyltransferase has translation MSEKNLSNWERSLVPPDKVLNHIRPGMTVFIGTGPATPRRLIRTLLDVDKHNIRDLELMQLAVLGETILSIDRLHAPNYRLKTFFSGGYVAWDTISSGQVDLIPAYTSEIPKIIRSGRINVDVAFIQITPPNDAGYCSLGLAVDVAREAMSKASLVVGEVNEAMPFTYGDTFVSIEEFDLLVRSDREPLTYTPEPVNDVMKKVAANVANEIRDGDCINYSLGPLFEALVPFLSDKKDLGIHSLYFTDAAAELVNSGAVTNSRKSPFRGKSLASYALGTKKLMTWLHKNPLVEFQGIDWVCNPQLIASNPQFVAIYEGRKADLQGRVSFPLTGAVISGPGEGIDFYKAAEASKDGNTIIGMPSRNEKGESNILFSIEKHVNQLRLRESIHVLATEYGVALLKWRPLRERAQAIIDVAHPDDREDLIKMAREKKILYSNQIFVSRSAHLYPAYVAHTKTFKGDKTMRFRAMKPSYEESMRRFFYRCSTETVFYRFFYSVKTMGHDKMQAYVNVDYTKEFSVVGFGGKKGDNRIVAEARLVENDDGKAAEVAFLVDENYQGSGVGSYLMSLLVEEGKKRMLEELYAEVLPENQPMIKVFEKSGLPLKSKLDGGVYHVTLSLKG, from the coding sequence ATGTCCGAGAAAAATTTGAGCAACTGGGAGCGAAGTCTTGTACCCCCGGATAAAGTTTTAAATCATATCCGGCCGGGAATGACCGTTTTCATCGGCACAGGGCCGGCTACGCCAAGAAGACTGATCCGCACATTGCTTGATGTGGACAAACACAATATCAGGGACCTTGAGTTGATGCAGCTGGCTGTGTTGGGGGAAACCATTTTATCCATCGACCGTCTTCATGCCCCTAATTACCGGTTGAAAACATTTTTTTCAGGGGGATATGTGGCCTGGGATACCATTTCCAGCGGTCAGGTGGATCTTATCCCGGCATATACCTCGGAGATTCCGAAAATCATCAGGTCCGGCAGAATCAATGTGGATGTGGCTTTTATTCAGATCACCCCGCCCAATGATGCCGGGTATTGCAGCTTGGGCCTTGCCGTGGATGTGGCAAGGGAAGCCATGTCCAAGGCAAGTCTTGTGGTGGGTGAGGTGAATGAGGCAATGCCCTTTACCTATGGGGATACCTTTGTTTCCATAGAAGAATTCGATCTTCTGGTGCGCTCGGATCGGGAGCCGCTCACCTATACGCCTGAACCGGTTAACGATGTGATGAAAAAGGTGGCTGCCAATGTGGCCAATGAAATCCGGGACGGAGATTGCATCAACTACTCCCTTGGTCCCTTGTTCGAAGCGCTGGTGCCTTTTTTGTCGGATAAAAAAGACCTGGGCATCCATTCCCTTTATTTTACGGATGCAGCCGCAGAGCTTGTCAATTCCGGGGCCGTCACCAATAGCCGCAAATCTCCGTTCCGGGGGAAGTCTTTGGCATCCTATGCCCTTGGCACCAAGAAACTGATGACATGGCTGCATAAAAATCCGCTGGTGGAATTTCAGGGTATTGACTGGGTGTGTAACCCCCAACTCATTGCCAGCAACCCCCAGTTTGTTGCCATATATGAAGGCCGCAAGGCCGATCTCCAGGGCAGGGTGAGCTTCCCTTTGACAGGCGCCGTGATTTCGGGCCCCGGCGAAGGTATTGATTTTTACAAGGCCGCAGAAGCCTCCAAGGACGGCAACACCATCATCGGTATGCCCAGCCGCAATGAAAAAGGTGAGTCCAATATCCTGTTCAGTATAGAGAAACATGTCAACCAGTTGCGGTTGCGCGAATCCATTCATGTGCTGGCCACGGAATACGGGGTGGCCTTGCTCAAATGGCGTCCTTTGCGGGAACGGGCCCAGGCCATCATTGATGTGGCCCATCCCGACGACCGAGAGGATTTGATTAAAATGGCCCGGGAAAAAAAGATCCTCTATTCCAACCAAATTTTTGTCAGCCGTTCCGCCCATCTGTATCCAGCATATGTTGCCCATACCAAAACCTTCAAGGGTGATAAAACCATGCGGTTTCGGGCCATGAAGCCCTCGTATGAAGAATCCATGCGCCGTTTTTTCTACCGCTGCTCCACTGAAACGGTATTTTACCGCTTCTTTTATTCCGTAAAAACCATGGGGCACGATAAAATGCAGGCCTATGTTAATGTGGACTATACCAAAGAGTTCTCCGTGGTGGGCTTTGGTGGAAAAAAAGGCGACAACCGGATTGTTGCCGAGGCGCGGCTGGTTGAAAATGATGACGGCAAAGCCGCAGAAGTGGCTTTTCTGGTAGACGAGAATTACCAGGGTTCGGGCGTGGGGTCCTATTTGATGTCGCTGTTGGTCGAGGAGGGGAAAAAACGCATGCTTGAAGAGCTCTATGCCGAGGTTCTGCCCGAGAACCAACCCATGATCAAGGTGTTTGAGAAATCAGGCCTGCCTTTGAAATCAAAACTTGACGGCGGGGTCTACCATGTTACCCTCTCCCTGAAGGGTTGA
- a CDS encoding aspartate/glutamate racemase family protein, translated as MSDKKQMTLLVTDSGLGGLSVCAGMAARFANDARYDRIQLVYFNAWPEQDKGYRHYPTPADRAKVFDNALAAMAKYTPDHIYIACNTLSVIYPFTRFAKKTTIPVTGIVDHGIQMIHNALTRDVSASAVIFATPITINENSHKTALVEQGIALERIITQGCLALAGKIERAPFSDEVKTLIDEFAAQAAHNLKNVGSTVYAGLCCTHFGYCKNIFKNALARHIDRKIKILNPNEAMTEAACQDILDGGSPQMSIDIVSKVSWEPAGIEAYDRLLSEVSPDVVDALKNYRLDRQLFSADI; from the coding sequence ATGAGTGATAAAAAACAGATGACCCTGCTGGTAACCGACTCGGGGCTTGGCGGACTTAGCGTGTGTGCAGGCATGGCGGCAAGGTTTGCCAATGATGCACGTTATGACCGCATTCAGTTGGTGTACTTCAATGCCTGGCCCGAACAGGACAAGGGGTACAGACACTATCCGACGCCGGCGGATCGGGCCAAGGTGTTTGACAATGCCCTGGCGGCCATGGCCAAATACACCCCCGATCACATCTACATTGCCTGCAACACCCTGTCCGTGATTTATCCGTTTACCCGGTTTGCAAAAAAGACGACTATTCCTGTCACCGGCATCGTGGATCACGGGATTCAGATGATCCATAATGCGCTGACCCGGGATGTTTCAGCCTCTGCCGTAATTTTTGCCACCCCGATCACCATCAATGAAAACAGCCATAAAACAGCGTTGGTTGAACAAGGGATTGCCCTGGAACGTATCATTACCCAGGGATGCCTGGCCCTTGCAGGTAAAATTGAGCGGGCACCGTTCAGTGACGAGGTCAAAACCTTGATTGATGAATTTGCCGCCCAGGCAGCCCACAATCTGAAAAATGTCGGGTCCACGGTGTATGCCGGGTTGTGCTGCACCCATTTTGGCTATTGTAAAAATATTTTTAAAAATGCGTTGGCCCGCCATATCGACAGAAAAATAAAAATTTTAAACCCTAACGAAGCCATGACCGAGGCGGCCTGCCAAGACATTCTTGACGGGGGATCACCGCAGATGTCCATAGATATTGTCTCCAAGGTCTCATGGGAACCCGCCGGAATTGAGGCCTATGACCGCCTGCTGTCTGAGGTTTCACCGGATGTGGTCGACGCCCTGAAAAACTATCGGTTGGACAGGCAACTGTTCAGCGCAGACATTTAA
- a CDS encoding YiiX/YebB-like N1pC/P60 family cysteine hydrolase, protein MTILNTIAKRLAEYLSRSIRKDIHVATTKPEDLASALKKGDILLIEGNSRISSAIKYLTQSTWSHAALYVGNRLKIENSTMSEPILVEADINEGVRTVPLSRYSNVHTRICRPVGLTDKDITAVIDYALAQVGDTYDIKNILDLVRYLISSPPVPDHLKRRLLALGSGDPTKTICSSMIAQAFQSVRYPILPERLLESSDSRAYRQCYWEILRIKHHSLFVPRDFDASPYFEIIKPTIYKGFNPYQMNWSTESQQEER, encoded by the coding sequence ATGACTATTTTAAATACCATAGCCAAACGATTAGCAGAATATCTGTCCCGGTCCATAAGAAAAGACATCCATGTTGCCACCACTAAACCCGAAGACTTGGCATCTGCCTTAAAAAAAGGGGATATCCTTCTCATTGAAGGGAATAGCCGGATCAGTTCGGCCATAAAGTATCTGACACAATCCACCTGGTCCCATGCCGCACTTTACGTTGGGAATAGGCTTAAGATCGAAAACAGCACCATGAGCGAACCAATTCTGGTGGAAGCAGATATCAATGAGGGGGTTAGGACGGTTCCTCTGTCCAGGTATTCTAACGTACATACTCGAATATGCAGGCCTGTGGGGCTTACTGACAAGGATATCACTGCAGTGATTGATTATGCCCTTGCTCAAGTTGGAGATACCTATGATATTAAAAATATCCTGGATCTGGTCCGGTATCTGATCTCGTCCCCTCCGGTTCCCGATCACTTGAAACGAAGACTTCTGGCTCTGGGGAGCGGGGATCCCACCAAGACCATCTGTTCTTCCATGATCGCACAGGCGTTTCAATCTGTCCGGTATCCGATTCTTCCGGAAAGACTGTTGGAAAGTTCTGACAGCAGAGCATACAGACAATGCTATTGGGAAATACTTCGTATAAAGCATCACAGTCTTTTTGTGCCCAGGGATTTTGATGCCTCTCCATATTTCGAAATTATAAAGCCAACTATTTACAAGGGATTCAACCCCTATCAGATGAACTGGTCAACTGAATCCCAACAGGAGGAAAGGTAA